The DNA sequence TTGATGGCGCTATGTTGTGATGATGACAAAATCGTTTTACTCACCAAAGAAAAATTTGATTATCAGCAGTCTAATATTGAGTTTCTAAACATCAATACTTTAGAATATGATAAACAGTGCGATAAAGAAATTGAGCATATTTTAGCACTTCAGGTCTTACAGTATGAAATAGCAAAGAAAATAGCAGAAAAGCCACCCTCGGAATATCTAATGGAAAAAATAACCCTCCATGGTCCGTTGAATATTATTACCAATGCCTTCAAACAAATGATGACCTCAGTGCAGCCAACCGGCAAACCTTATATCAGGAAACGGATTAAAGAAGTAGCTGATTTTCTAGCGGACAACTTCGTAGATGAAAACGGAAATCCTCTTTCTAAAGAAACTTTACAAACGTACTTATCACCAGGCCGAAATGACAAGGATCCAAACTCCGACGTTATGATTAAGTTCTAGTCCGATTACCAAACACTTGTTTAATTCTACAACATGCTAAAGTCCAATTAGTTGCAAATTATTTAGTCCAATCGGACTAAATCGGACCAATCGGACTTTTTTCTTTTTTCAACCTTTGCTTCATAATCTTAAAACCAATAAAATTATGGAAGCAATTATCTTATCCAAAGATCAGTTCAACGAACTAATCTCTAAAATTGAGCACATTTCAGACAAGCTCAATTCCACCAGAACTGCCAGAACAGAAACCTATCTCAACAATAAACAGTTCATGGAAATGCTGGGCGTTTCTTTGCGTACCGCTCAGTCTTGGCGTGATGAAGGAAAGATCACCTTCTCCCAGGTTGGCAATAAAATCTACTACAAGCTTTCAGATGTAGAAAAGTTCATCCAGGAATACCGAAACGCTGCCTTTGCAAAGAAATAGATTCCTGCAGCACTAAATTTTAGTTTACAAAGCCCATGCTTCTGCTTTGGGCTTTTTTCAAACCTCGCACTTCTAACCTATAAACTCTACAAAAATGAAATCAACCTTATTCACAAATTTCAATGAAGTTGTTGAAAACAAAGACATCCTGAAAATATTAGATGATATTAAATCAGGCCTTTACATAAATCCTATTACTTACCTTAGAAAATCACTTGCCGATAATAAAATGGAAGCTGCAGAAAGAGCCAAGAAATCACTGCCAGCATTCACACCTTCTGCAACATTTAAAGGAGGTAGAAAAATGGAATTTCTAACCAACTATACCGGCTTAATGGTCTTGGATATCGATAAACTAACTACCGAAAAACTGAAAGAGTGTCAATCCAAAATACAGGAAGATGAAAACGTTTTTGCTTCGTTTATCAGTCCTTCTGGAAATGGCCTGAAAATTTTGGTAAAAGTAGCATCTGGAAAAAATGAGCATAAAGAAACTTTCCGGAAACTTCAAACCTATTTCGAAGAATTATTATCCGTAGAAATTGACAAATCAGGAAAAGATATCACCAGGTTATGTTTCGTTTCGTTCGATCCAGCGTTATATCTGAACGAAAATTTCACCGTCTTTACAACGATTCAGAAACAGTCTTCGCCAGAAGATAATCACAATGCTCCAATATCCAGCATCAAACATAAGCCACCCATCAATTATGATTTATTATATACCCACACTGTTAGTTTCACCGAAAAAAAAGAATCATTTGTGGACGGTAACAGAAATAATTTCGTCTTCCAGTTAGCGAATAATCTCAACAGGAAAGGGATTCCAGAATCAATGGCTTTGGGCTATATTTTAGCAGATTATGATTACAACAGTCAGGAAGTTGCCACCGCTGTGAAATCTGCTTATGCAAATACTTCTGAATTTAGTTCAGACACTTTTCATCCTCAGAAAAAACCAATAAAATCAGAGCAATCTACGGGAGTAAAAAAAATTGAAGGTGAATCGTCCGAGCCAAAAACTACAGATGGTAATTTTAGTGACGATGAAGATGAACAGCCTTCATACATCGATAAGTTAGAAAACTTCCTCAACAACCGTTATAACTTCCGCTACAATATTGTTTTGGGAAAACTCGAATACAAAACGCTGCGCGCTTCAAAGTGGAAGCACATGACGGACTTTGCAGAAAATTCCCTTCTACGTGAAATCTTAAAAGCAAAAGTAAAATGCAGTATTAATTCACTTCGGAATCTTTTGCACTCGGACTTCTGCGAAATATTTGATCCTTTCTTAAACTATTTTGAGAACAATCCTGATGTTTCAGAAGAAACCGACTGGATAGAGAAACTTGCCGATACCGTAACCACTACAAAACAGGATCTTTGGCGAAACTGTTTTAAAAAATGGTTCGTAGCAATGGTCGCTTGTGTTTTAGATGAAAAGCAGGTCAATCAAACCGTTATAGTATTTTCAGGAAAGCAGGGACTGGGTAAAACTACCTGGGTTGAAAAACTAATGCCACAACCTCTAAAAGAATATATTTTCTCCGGCACCATCAATCCCAACAACAAAGACACATTAATTCACTTGGCAGAATGCATGCTCATCAATCTGGACGAACTCGAAAATCTAAACCGTACCGAAATAGGTTCCCTCAAAGAACTGATCACCAAAACCCACATCAGAATGCGTAAAGCCTACGGCCATAATAACGAAAACATGCCACGAAGAGCCAGCTTCGCTGGCTCAGTTAACACCGCACAGTTTCTAAATGATACCACCGGCTCACGCCGCTTCCTTTGTTTTGAAGTCGAACACATCGAATATACACACGATATCGATATCAATAAAGTTTATGCCCAAGCCTCAAAATTAAAAAAAGAAGGGTTCCGCCATTGGTTCAATCAAGAAGAAACAAAAGAAATCAATGCCAATAACGAACAGTATCAATTAAAATCGCCTGAAGAAGAGCTACTTCTGACTTGGTTTGAACCTGCAGATAGACAGAATGCAACCTACTTTTTCAATACAACACAAATAGCACAGGTATTAGCAAGCAGAGCGAATTTAAATGTCACAGATACTTCAGTTCGTAAAATTGGTATGGCTTTAAAGAAGCATGGTTTTACTAGAATCTCTAAGAATAAGATTTACGTTTATCCAATTTTATTAAAAGAGTTCGATGATGTTGATCGGGAAAATAAGAATTCAGGTACTTCCATACTTAGTCCAATAAAACAAGAAAAGATACCTTACAATCTTGAAAATTAAGAGCAGGTAAATTACTGCACTCTTTTTCTTTTATATAAAGTCTTTTTGGGAAGTAAGTGGAGTAAGTGAAATTTCAGTAAACAAATTTAATTTTTTCTCTCTTGAGAAAATTATGCTGAAATAGACCATTCCAATGCAAAGGGCGCTACGCCCTTTGTTACTTTGCACTTATATACTTGTATAATATAGTTTTTTTTATAACCACAAAATAAATTATTCTTTTTGCGGAAATTCAGTTACTTACTTACTCTATGATATGTTTCGTCTTCTTTCTTCCGTTTGCTCAATACTTAATAATATCTTAATTTATTTTTCGCACTTTATTAATTATCGACTTTATTTTTATTTTAAACTCATTTTATTTAAAAATTCACCGCTTTTTCTTTTGCGTTATTTTTACTTATAACTAATTGCTGGTCAATGGAAGTCGAACGTAGCTTCCTATTTATCACTACAGTATTTCCAAATTCGTTATTGTTTTAAAATAAGCTTGTGATTTTTATCTTAATTTTCTATTCACCTATTATTCAAAAAAGGTTTAAACTGCACCGTTTTTTATCTGCGCTAATTTTTTCTTAATTACTTCATTTCGTATATTTACGGTCATTAATATTCACTATAATTACGCAATGCAGATTTTCCACAAAATAAATCCTTTTCTATTTACACTTTTTAATGTTGCCGAAGGCGATATCTCAGGCCTTACTGCTTCTATTAAAAGTTTTTACACACTTGATGGTATAGTCCCTTCTGTAAAAGAAGATAATGACATTATAAGTGTTACGGTAGATTTTTCAACACTATTTATAGATACACGTAAATATAATGAACTAATCTCTTTATGTGAGTCACGTAAATTCCAAGATGCATATCCAATTGCTGTTGAGCTTTGCCACAACAATAAATCAAATTCTGATTTATTCCGTATTAAAGGTCAAATTGAATCAGAACTGGGTGAAACTGATAAAGCGATAGATTCCCTAATCGATTCATTACGATGGGATCCTAAAAATGCTTATGCACTAATTATGATGGGTAATATTTTTGCGCGCGATAAGGATGATATTGATACAGCTATGAAATACTACAATCAAGCTACTATTGTAGATCCTGATGATAATATTTCACTGAATAATATAGGCGCTAATCTTTTAGCCTTGAAAAGATATGATGAAGCCGAGAAATACTTTGAAAAAGCACAATCGATTAATCCTAATTATCCCAATACTATTTATGCTTTAGGGCGTTTAGCGTTTATAAGAGGTGATAATTCTAAAGCATTTGATCTAGCATTAAAAAGTGTTCAGTTAAACAAATTGAAGGATGAATTATATCAAAATTCTGTACATCTCATTGGAGAAATATCTGAAATGATTATTAATTCTAAAAAATCAGAAAAAATTCTTGCAGATTTTACGAAACATATAGAAGAAATTTCAGACAAAGGAATCGAGATTGAAGTAGACAATTCGATACCAACTGCAGCTAAAGTTGAAGTTGCAGAAAACCACAATAGAAATTATCATTTAATCAAATATAAATCAAGATATCCTGGTGTTTTACATTTAATTCTTCATGAACTAACTCATATTGAACTAGCATCTGAGGCAAGGTTAATTACCGAAAATAAATTGTTCTTATCTACCAATGAGGGTAGATTAAAATTTTTGACCAGGTATAATGAATATTGTATAGGACTTCAGAAGAAAGGCTACTCTGAAGAATCAATTAGTAATGTTATAAATAGTTTATTCGACGGCCTTAATAGACAGATTTACAACGCTCCGATAGATTTATTTATTGAAGATCGCATATTTAATAATTTCCCCACATTCAGGCCAGTCCAGTTTACATCTCTCTTGACGATGCTTCTTGAAGGTTTGGATGCCGTTACAAGAAAGGAAGTTGTGGAATTGACTGATTCCGAAATTCTTTCCAAATCAAAGATTTACAATCTTATTAATGCGTTTCAATTCAGAGATTTATTCGGTATTGATTTCACAAAACAGTTTAGTGCGTCACACTCGGAATTAGTTCAGGCAAAAAAACTCTACGATGAATATATTGAGTATAAGGATGACAAACAACCAGGAGAAGAATATGAATTAATTCAGAATTGGGGTAATGACCTTAAATTGGATAATTATTTTCAGTTGATTCATGAAGATGAGTATTATAAAACAAAGATTCCTACAGATGATTTGTCCTTCACAGAAAATATAGATCCTGATACAGAGGCAAATCAGCAGATTGAAATGCACAACTTTCTCGAAAATCACTTAGATGATGATTTAAATCCAGCAGTTATGATGTATATGGTTGGTGCTTTAAAATATTTTAAAAATAAGTCTGCTTCAGAAATAAAACAAACTGCGTTTGAAATTGCCACATTAGGTATAAATGGTATTAACCCTGGTAAGAAAAAAGGATACTCAGTACAATCCATAAAAGGAAGCGATTTTAGTGGTTACCAAATGCTTGCCTACTATTATGTTAGTTGGGCATTATCAGCACCGCAATTACTTCCGGAATTAAAATTACCTTTTGATAAAGAATATAATTCTGCTAAAAACTTTATATAGAAATAATTATGTCAGAAATTTCAGAACTTACAGAAAAAATCAAAGCCTTTAACAAAGAGAGAGATTGGGACCAATTTCATAATCCTAAAGATTTGGCGATTGCTTTAAATATTGAGACATCTGAATTATTAGAAATATATTTATGGAACCGTAATGAAGATGTTAATATTAATAAAGTAAAGGAAGAGTTAGCTGACATTTTTACATATGCATTAAATCTTGCAGATAAGTATAATTTGAATGTACGAGAAATTATTGAAGATAAATTAAAAATAAATGCTTTAAAATATCCTATCAATAAGGCCAAAGGCTCAAGTAAGAAGTATAATAATTTATAACATATGGCTTTTGAATTAACAAATTTTTCATTGGATAACTATTTGTTTGACAAAACCTATTTGTACAAACTAAATGATAATACATACTTTTCAAACAATTTTCCGATCGTATATATTATTTATGATACGGGGAAAAAAATTGCATATGTAGGTGAATCAGCAAATGGTACAGGTAGAATTTCTAACCATCTTTCAAATCCTTTAAAAAACCATTTGAAATACATTTTCATCATATCAAGTCCATTATTTAATAAATCAGCAACACTTGATATTGAATCTAATCTCATTAAATATATCGCTGCAGATGGTAACTTTTCATTACTAAATGGTAATGCGGGTTTAGTCGAACATAATTATTATCAGCGTAATTTTTATTTTGAAGTTTTTGAAAATATTTGGGAAAAACTAAAACTTGAAAAAGTTGTTGTTAAAGATATTCTGGCAATCGATAACTCAGATCTATTTAAGTATTCTCCGTACAAATCACTTTCGATAGACCAGAAATTGGCAGTTCGGGAATATTTGCAGATTTTACTTTCTAACGAAAAGAGCACAACTTTTATTAAAGGTTCTGCAGGTACAGGAAAAACTGTTGTTGCTGTTTATTTGATGAAACTTTTATTAACTAAATTTGATGTCGAAGATTATGAAGATAATGAATCTGAGGACATTATAGAATTAGAACTTGCACAAAAAGTACAAAATAAATACTCTAGCTTAAAAATTGCCTTTGTTGTTCCGATGAAATCTTTACGAGAAACTTTAAAAAATGTTTTTGCAAATATTCGTGGATTAAAGAAAAGCATGGTCATTTCTCCAATTGAAGCCTCAAAAAATGAGTATGACATATTGTTAGTCGATGAATCTCACCGCTTAAAAAGAAGGAAATCAATAACGGGCTATGGCGATTTTGATAAAACCAACAGACGTTTAGGTTTCGATAATACCGGTACCGAATTGGATTGGATTTTAGTTAAAAGTAAAAATCAATTATTCTTTTACGATTCTAAACAATCGGTCCGGCCAGCTGACGTTTTAGAAGAGGATTTTGAACTTATCAGAAATGCACCAGGTACTTTTAATCTTGAATTAAAATCACAATTACGAGTTCAAGGTGGTTTGGATTATATTAAATTTGTTCATGCCTTGATGAATTCGGAATCTCCACATTTACACGGTCCTGCCCTGCATGAAAAATATGACCTGCGGCTCTATAATTCACTTGCACATTTAGTTGAGGATCTTGGTCAGCAAGAAAAAAAATATGGTCTCTGTAGGCTCGTTGCAGGATATTCATGGGAATGGACTTCTAGGTACGATGAACAACCTGATACTATTATTGATGGCATTCCTTTAT is a window from the Kaistella flava (ex Peng et al. 2021) genome containing:
- a CDS encoding nucleotide pyrophosphohydrolase, which gives rise to MSEISELTEKIKAFNKERDWDQFHNPKDLAIALNIETSELLEIYLWNRNEDVNINKVKEELADIFTYALNLADKYNLNVREIIEDKLKINALKYPINKAKGSSKKYNNL
- a CDS encoding DUF2075 domain-containing protein, which codes for MAFELTNFSLDNYLFDKTYLYKLNDNTYFSNNFPIVYIIYDTGKKIAYVGESANGTGRISNHLSNPLKNHLKYIFIISSPLFNKSATLDIESNLIKYIAADGNFSLLNGNAGLVEHNYYQRNFYFEVFENIWEKLKLEKVVVKDILAIDNSDLFKYSPYKSLSIDQKLAVREYLQILLSNEKSTTFIKGSAGTGKTVVAVYLMKLLLTKFDVEDYEDNESEDIIELELAQKVQNKYSSLKIAFVVPMKSLRETLKNVFANIRGLKKSMVISPIEASKNEYDILLVDESHRLKRRKSITGYGDFDKTNRRLGFDNTGTELDWILVKSKNQLFFYDSKQSVRPADVLEEDFELIRNAPGTFNLELKSQLRVQGGLDYIKFVHALMNSESPHLHGPALHEKYDLRLYNSLAHLVEDLGQQEKKYGLCRLVAGYSWEWTSRYDEQPDTIIDGIPLFWNRVPSDWINSTKAMNEMGCIHTTQGYDLNYSGVIFGNEIIFNKETNRIEIDKAKYFDKKGKQGIDNQNELHQYILNIYTTLMFRGIKGTYVYVCDDNLRKYFAKYINVH
- a CDS encoding helix-turn-helix domain-containing protein, coding for MLHNLKTNKIMEAIILSKDQFNELISKIEHISDKLNSTRTARTETYLNNKQFMEMLGVSLRTAQSWRDEGKITFSQVGNKIYYKLSDVEKFIQEYRNAAFAKK
- a CDS encoding VapE domain-containing protein, translated to MKSTLFTNFNEVVENKDILKILDDIKSGLYINPITYLRKSLADNKMEAAERAKKSLPAFTPSATFKGGRKMEFLTNYTGLMVLDIDKLTTEKLKECQSKIQEDENVFASFISPSGNGLKILVKVASGKNEHKETFRKLQTYFEELLSVEIDKSGKDITRLCFVSFDPALYLNENFTVFTTIQKQSSPEDNHNAPISSIKHKPPINYDLLYTHTVSFTEKKESFVDGNRNNFVFQLANNLNRKGIPESMALGYILADYDYNSQEVATAVKSAYANTSEFSSDTFHPQKKPIKSEQSTGVKKIEGESSEPKTTDGNFSDDEDEQPSYIDKLENFLNNRYNFRYNIVLGKLEYKTLRASKWKHMTDFAENSLLREILKAKVKCSINSLRNLLHSDFCEIFDPFLNYFENNPDVSEETDWIEKLADTVTTTKQDLWRNCFKKWFVAMVACVLDEKQVNQTVIVFSGKQGLGKTTWVEKLMPQPLKEYIFSGTINPNNKDTLIHLAECMLINLDELENLNRTEIGSLKELITKTHIRMRKAYGHNNENMPRRASFAGSVNTAQFLNDTTGSRRFLCFEVEHIEYTHDIDINKVYAQASKLKKEGFRHWFNQEETKEINANNEQYQLKSPEEELLLTWFEPADRQNATYFFNTTQIAQVLASRANLNVTDTSVRKIGMALKKHGFTRISKNKIYVYPILLKEFDDVDRENKNSGTSILSPIKQEKIPYNLEN
- a CDS encoding tetratricopeptide repeat protein, coding for MQIFHKINPFLFTLFNVAEGDISGLTASIKSFYTLDGIVPSVKEDNDIISVTVDFSTLFIDTRKYNELISLCESRKFQDAYPIAVELCHNNKSNSDLFRIKGQIESELGETDKAIDSLIDSLRWDPKNAYALIMMGNIFARDKDDIDTAMKYYNQATIVDPDDNISLNNIGANLLALKRYDEAEKYFEKAQSINPNYPNTIYALGRLAFIRGDNSKAFDLALKSVQLNKLKDELYQNSVHLIGEISEMIINSKKSEKILADFTKHIEEISDKGIEIEVDNSIPTAAKVEVAENHNRNYHLIKYKSRYPGVLHLILHELTHIELASEARLITENKLFLSTNEGRLKFLTRYNEYCIGLQKKGYSEESISNVINSLFDGLNRQIYNAPIDLFIEDRIFNNFPTFRPVQFTSLLTMLLEGLDAVTRKEVVELTDSEILSKSKIYNLINAFQFRDLFGIDFTKQFSASHSELVQAKKLYDEYIEYKDDKQPGEEYELIQNWGNDLKLDNYFQLIHEDEYYKTKIPTDDLSFTENIDPDTEANQQIEMHNFLENHLDDDLNPAVMMYMVGALKYFKNKSASEIKQTAFEIATLGINGINPGKKKGYSVQSIKGSDFSGYQMLAYYYVSWALSAPQLLPELKLPFDKEYNSAKNFI